The Sphingorhabdus sp. Alg231-15 genome has a segment encoding these proteins:
- a CDS encoding AI-2E family transporter has protein sequence MDESERPHFGIERLFVLALLVIISLAFAMLIEPFFGAIVWGVVVAVLFQPVYQKIASWLFPRANLAAFLTVILVIMLVIVPAILLGMALVQEATSAYASIQAGEIDFGGAFVAFQNSLPVWAQNQLAAYGYGDLATVRPQIEEAIGSSLEFLIAQALSFGQGAFRFLLALGVMLYLTFFLLRDGRGLAAQIENIVPLSESKSAILIDKFFVVILATIKGSFVVALLQGTIGGLIFWALDIRGALLWAVSMAILSLIPAIGTGFVWVPVAIYLLVTGSIWQGVVLILSGIFIISLIDNIVRPILVGRDTRMPDYVVLISTLGGLQLFGFNGIVIGPLLAALFIAVWRIFAEMNKAERERLAKVRVANDKSKPSQ, from the coding sequence ATGGATGAATCAGAGCGCCCTCATTTTGGAATAGAACGGCTTTTCGTGCTGGCGCTACTGGTGATTATTTCACTTGCGTTTGCGATGCTGATAGAACCGTTTTTCGGTGCTATTGTCTGGGGCGTTGTGGTCGCAGTCTTGTTTCAGCCGGTCTATCAAAAAATTGCGAGCTGGCTTTTTCCGCGGGCTAATCTCGCAGCCTTCCTGACCGTGATTCTCGTCATAATGTTGGTTATCGTACCTGCCATTCTGCTCGGCATGGCCTTGGTGCAAGAGGCGACGAGCGCTTACGCCAGCATCCAGGCGGGCGAAATTGATTTTGGTGGTGCCTTTGTTGCTTTTCAGAATAGTTTGCCAGTCTGGGCGCAAAACCAGCTTGCTGCGTATGGCTATGGCGATCTGGCAACGGTGCGGCCGCAGATTGAAGAAGCCATTGGCAGCAGCCTCGAATTTCTGATTGCGCAGGCCTTGAGCTTTGGTCAGGGCGCATTTCGATTTCTGCTCGCACTGGGCGTGATGCTCTATCTGACTTTCTTCCTGTTACGTGACGGGCGCGGCCTGGCAGCGCAAATTGAGAATATTGTACCGTTATCGGAAAGCAAAAGCGCCATTCTGATCGACAAGTTTTTTGTCGTAATTCTTGCAACGATAAAGGGCAGTTTTGTTGTGGCGTTGCTTCAGGGAACAATTGGCGGCCTGATATTCTGGGCGCTAGATATCCGCGGGGCTTTGCTCTGGGCTGTATCGATGGCGATATTGTCGCTTATCCCCGCAATCGGCACTGGTTTTGTCTGGGTACCGGTCGCCATTTATCTGCTCGTCACAGGATCGATCTGGCAAGGTGTCGTTCTAATTCTGTCGGGCATATTCATCATCAGCCTGATCGATAATATTGTCCGGCCCATATTGGTCGGTCGCGACACACGGATGCCGGATTACGTCGTACTGATTTCGACCCTGGGCGGACTGCAGCTATTTGGTTTCAACGGTATTGTTATCGGCCCGCTTCTTGCTGCGTTGTTCATTGCAGTCTGGCGAATTTTTGCCGAGATGAATAAAGCCGAGAGAGAACGTCTGGCCAAGGTCAGGGTCGCAAATGATAAGTCAAAGCCATCGCAATAA
- a CDS encoding DUF1801 domain-containing protein: MNAKLPSQTQSVLDDHPKAMADRLVRLRALILETAAGNRAVGPLEETLKWGQPAFLTSTTKSGTTIRINRHKNSDDHYALYVHCQTDLVERYKQLYGNILKFEGTRAVVFDVGQEIPTKAVKHIIAMALTYHLRP; the protein is encoded by the coding sequence ATGAACGCTAAACTGCCGTCACAGACCCAATCTGTTTTGGATGACCATCCAAAAGCCATGGCTGATCGACTGGTGCGGTTACGGGCGTTGATACTCGAAACTGCCGCCGGAAATCGCGCCGTCGGCCCGCTGGAAGAAACACTGAAATGGGGTCAGCCAGCCTTTCTAACCTCCACCACAAAGTCCGGCACGACCATCCGCATCAACCGCCACAAGAATTCAGACGATCACTATGCACTATACGTCCATTGTCAGACCGATCTGGTCGAGCGATACAAGCAGCTATATGGCAACATTTTGAAATTTGAAGGCACGCGAGCGGTTGTTTTTGATGTTGGTCAAGAGATCCCGACTAAGGCCGTGAAACATATTATTGCGATGGCTTTGACTTATCATTTGCGACCCTGA